In Lascolabacillus massiliensis, a single genomic region encodes these proteins:
- the rpmF gene encoding 50S ribosomal protein L32, with protein MAHPKRRQSSSRQGKRRSHDHAKTPTMALCSNCGAWHVYHTVCGECGYYRGKLAIEKDVIA; from the coding sequence ATGGCACATCCAAAACGAAGACAGTCTTCATCAAGACAAGGAAAAAGAAGATCACATGATCATGCAAAAACTCCAACAATGGCACTTTGCTCAAATTGTGGAGCATGGCATGTTTATCACACAGTTTGTGGTGAGTGTGGTTATTACAGAGGTAAACTGGCAATAGAGAAAGATGTGATAGCATAA
- a CDS encoding beta-ketoacyl-ACP synthase III — protein sequence MKQLNAVITGISASVPEYILTNEELSTMVDTTDEWIMTRVGIKERRILKGEEQGISVLGTEAVEDLLNKTGAKPEEIDAVIFATSTPDHIFPSAASIVAENCGIKNAFCFDMEVACSGFIYGLEICNGLIKTGKYKKIILLAGDKMSSITNYKDRTTCPLFGDAAGAVLIEPTEDDLGIIDAELHSDGVGYKPLQLKAGGSKFPATADTVKNSEHTVYQDGKVVFKYAVSKMAEVSESIMKRNNLEAEDIDWLVPHQANMRIIDAAIQRTGLSPEKVMINIEKYGNTSAGTIPLCLWEWESKLRKGDNIILTAFGAGFSWGSVYLKWGYDGA from the coding sequence ATTAAACAATTAAATGCAGTAATCACAGGTATTTCTGCAAGCGTGCCTGAATATATACTCACGAATGAAGAACTTTCCACTATGGTAGATACTACTGATGAGTGGATAATGACCCGGGTTGGCATTAAAGAGAGACGAATATTAAAAGGAGAGGAGCAGGGTATCTCTGTTTTAGGTACTGAGGCTGTAGAAGATTTACTTAATAAAACAGGCGCAAAACCTGAGGAAATTGATGCTGTAATCTTTGCAACCTCCACTCCCGATCATATATTCCCATCTGCTGCATCTATTGTTGCAGAAAACTGTGGAATAAAAAATGCTTTTTGTTTCGATATGGAGGTAGCCTGCTCAGGTTTTATTTATGGTCTTGAAATTTGCAATGGTCTGATTAAGACAGGTAAATACAAGAAAATAATACTTTTGGCAGGAGATAAGATGTCTTCTATTACAAATTACAAAGATCGCACTACCTGCCCACTTTTCGGTGATGCAGCAGGAGCAGTTTTAATTGAACCTACTGAAGATGATCTTGGAATTATAGATGCCGAGCTGCACTCAGATGGAGTAGGTTATAAACCATTGCAACTAAAAGCTGGTGGGAGTAAATTTCCTGCGACAGCAGATACTGTAAAGAATTCAGAACACACTGTATATCAAGACGGTAAGGTTGTATTTAAATATGCAGTTTCAAAAATGGCTGAAGTTTCAGAATCTATTATGAAACGTAATAATCTTGAAGCTGAGGATATAGATTGGCTTGTGCCACATCAGGCTAATATGCGTATAATTGATGCAGCAATACAGCGAACAGGTTTGTCACCTGAAAAAGTAATGATAAATATCGAGAAGTATGGTAATACCAGTGCTGGTACAATACCCCTCTGTTTGTGGGAGTGGGAATCTAAACTTCGAAAAGGTGACAATATAATTCTTACTGCGTTTGGTGCCGGATTCTCTTGGGGAAGTGTTTATCTGAAATGGGGATATGATGGGGCATAA
- the era gene encoding GTPase Era, translating into MMGHKSGFVNIVGNPNVGKSTLMNKLVGEKISIITNKSQTTRHRIIGIVNKPEYQIVYSDTPGVLQPNYKLQEQMLNFSLSALQDADVLLYVTDVVEKVDKNDNFLKKVQQLDLPVLLLINKIDKTNQEELEKFVDTWHELLPKAEIYPISALNNFSIDIIQKRILELLPESPPYFEKDALTDKPARFFVTEIIREKALLIYQKEIPYSMEVAVEEFKEEKDIIRIRAVILMERDTQKGIIIGHKGEAIKKLGTLARKDIELFFEKKIYLQLYVKVEKDWRDRDNLLKQFGYKLD; encoded by the coding sequence ATGATGGGGCATAAGTCGGGTTTCGTAAATATAGTTGGTAATCCCAATGTTGGAAAATCAACTTTAATGAATAAGTTGGTTGGAGAGAAAATTTCCATTATCACCAATAAGTCTCAGACCACACGTCATAGGATTATTGGGATAGTGAATAAACCCGAATATCAGATTGTATACTCAGATACTCCAGGTGTACTGCAGCCCAATTATAAATTGCAGGAACAGATGCTCAACTTCTCACTTTCAGCATTACAGGATGCAGATGTTTTGCTCTATGTTACTGATGTTGTGGAGAAAGTTGATAAGAATGATAATTTCTTGAAAAAAGTTCAGCAACTTGATCTACCGGTATTATTGTTAATAAATAAAATCGACAAGACAAATCAGGAAGAGTTGGAGAAGTTTGTTGACACTTGGCATGAATTATTACCCAAAGCTGAGATTTATCCTATCTCAGCTTTGAATAATTTCAGTATAGATATCATTCAGAAAAGGATATTGGAGCTTTTGCCTGAATCTCCTCCCTATTTTGAGAAAGATGCTCTTACAGATAAACCTGCTCGTTTTTTTGTAACCGAGATTATACGAGAGAAAGCTCTTTTGATATATCAGAAAGAGATTCCATATTCAATGGAAGTAGCTGTAGAGGAGTTTAAAGAGGAGAAAGACATAATCAGAATCAGAGCTGTAATACTAATGGAGAGAGACACTCAAAAAGGTATTATAATAGGACATAAAGGAGAAGCTATCAAAAAATTAGGAACACTTGCACGCAAGGATATTGAACTGTTTTTTGAGAAGAAAATATATCTTCAATTATATGTGAAAGTCGAGAAAGACTGGCGAGACAGGGATAATTTGTTAAAACAGTTTGGTTATAAACTTGATTGA
- the der gene encoding ribosome biogenesis GTPase Der — protein MKNLVAIVGRPNVGKSTLFNRLTQSRQAIVTEIEGTTRDRQYGNVSWNGKEFSLVDTGGWVVNSEDVMEDEINKQVLIAIQEADVILFVVDVMNGLTDLDTGVAQILRKSGKPVVIVANKSDNFEIGFQAAEFYSLGLGDPFSVSSINGSGTGDLLDHIVTLFTKESEEEILEDIPRIAIVGRPNAGKSSIVNSLLGEERSIVTDIAGTTRDSIYHRYNKFGMDFYLIDTAGIRKKGKVSEDLEYFSVIRSIRVIENSDVCILMIDATRGIESQDMNIFTLIQKNRNGLVVFVNKWDLVEDKDNITVKVFENAIRQKLAPFTDFPIVFGSAITKQRILKVMDLAKEVYNNKKRRIPTHKLNEVMLPIIENTPPPSNKGKFVKVKYITQLHNTTVPSFVFFCNLPQWVKEPYRRFIENRMRENWNFSGTPINIFFREK, from the coding sequence ATGAAAAATTTAGTAGCAATTGTTGGTCGTCCCAATGTAGGTAAATCCACACTATTTAACCGATTGACACAGAGTCGTCAGGCAATTGTAACAGAGATCGAAGGAACTACACGAGACCGTCAGTATGGGAATGTTAGCTGGAATGGAAAAGAGTTTTCTTTAGTTGACACAGGTGGATGGGTTGTAAACTCCGAAGATGTTATGGAGGATGAAATCAATAAACAGGTACTCATTGCAATACAGGAAGCAGATGTGATTCTTTTTGTTGTGGATGTAATGAACGGTTTAACTGATCTGGATACAGGTGTGGCTCAGATTCTCAGAAAATCAGGTAAGCCGGTTGTTATAGTAGCTAATAAATCTGATAATTTTGAAATTGGTTTTCAAGCAGCTGAGTTCTACTCGTTAGGATTGGGCGATCCTTTTAGTGTATCAAGCATAAATGGTTCAGGAACAGGTGATTTACTTGATCATATAGTGACCCTGTTTACAAAAGAGAGTGAGGAGGAAATACTTGAGGATATACCCAGGATTGCTATTGTTGGCAGACCAAATGCAGGAAAATCTTCGATAGTAAATTCACTTTTAGGTGAAGAAAGAAGTATCGTTACTGATATTGCAGGAACTACGCGTGACTCAATTTATCACAGATATAACAAGTTTGGGATGGACTTCTACCTAATTGATACAGCCGGTATCAGAAAGAAAGGTAAAGTAAGTGAAGATTTGGAGTATTTTTCTGTAATACGTTCAATCAGAGTTATTGAAAATTCTGATGTTTGTATTCTGATGATTGATGCCACCAGAGGTATTGAGAGTCAGGACATGAATATTTTTACTTTAATACAAAAGAATAGAAATGGTTTGGTTGTTTTTGTCAATAAATGGGATTTGGTTGAAGACAAGGATAACATAACAGTGAAAGTATTTGAGAATGCGATCCGTCAAAAACTTGCCCCATTTACAGATTTCCCGATAGTATTTGGATCAGCCATAACAAAACAGAGAATTTTGAAGGTTATGGATCTCGCAAAAGAGGTCTACAATAATAAGAAGCGTAGAATACCAACCCATAAATTAAATGAGGTAATGCTTCCAATAATTGAGAATACTCCTCCTCCTTCGAATAAGGGCAAATTTGTTAAAGTTAAATATATTACACAACTTCATAATACAACTGTTCCCTCATTTGTATTTTTCTGTAATCTCCCTCAGTGGGTAAAAGAACCGTATCGCAGGTTCATAGAAAACAGGATGAGAGAGAACTGGAATTTCAGCGGTACCCCGATTAATATATTCTTTAGAGAAAAATAA